In Lycium ferocissimum isolate CSIRO_LF1 chromosome 7, AGI_CSIRO_Lferr_CH_V1, whole genome shotgun sequence, the sequence caactTGGTGAACTGCACACATCTTTTTAAATTGCTCTATCATGACTTATTCGCTTCcgttgtttcttttattttttttgtattgatTTGAATTGTTTGTCCTTGTGCCGAGGGTCTACCGCAAAATAATATCTCTACCTCCCATTTGAATGTTTTTGTCCACTCTATTTTTTTCAGATATTGAACCCGCTTAGTGAAAATTCTGGGTCCGCCACTGATGATTTTGTGGAGGGATATTTTGGGGAGCACAAAATATATTCAAAAGGAAATAGTACTTAAATTTGTTTGTTATAGCAAAGGTGcttataaaattaaaagttaGAACTATGAGTGGtaaatttatgattttgattaattttcttttttaccaAATATGTGTAGTAAGAAAAAATCTTCATAATTTGGGTTTTCTCTTTGACTTGGAATTTTATAATGTGGCACGTTATTTACTATGGCCTATTTGTCTTATAATGGGGGATAGAGAGGAGACGAcgataacaacaacatacctagcaAGAGGAGATAATCGTatgtcatttatgaaatttgttgtctttatttttattaGGGAAATCATTTTCTTTGTGTATGATTGAAATTTAGTAATTTTTGCCTAATTTCAGCCTTATGTCCATGAACTTTTCGGAAAGAAATGGTTGAAGTCAGGTAAAATTAATTAACCTTTAACCATATATGATTGAATTTTAGCCACATATGATTGAAGTTCAGGCAAAAATGGCTGAATTCAACCATATGCCTAAGCTTTAGCTATATGTGAAACTTCAAAATATGAGTTGTCCCGAAATAGATACACgtgcaaaatttttaaaaacagaCACAAGTTAAATTGCGTGTCAAAATCCGTGTACTTCGCCTCCTTTGGCCCAAAAATCAAAATCTTGTTTTTAGTTTTCGACAAAATTCCCACAAATTTTAGGGTAATCTTGTGACAAATCCTTCTCTTCTTGACAATTTAACTAAGGGCAATTTGCATGATTACCCTTACTcggggttggtctttaatttttgccctttgctaAAAATTCCTTGGTTTCGGAtttgaacccccgctcagtaaaaatttaaaaataaaataaaaatcgcaAGTAGTTTTTGGATtagcaaggcagaggtttgcctcAAACTTTGCCTAATCAGGCAAAGTTAGATTTTGCCCGAGNNNNNNNNNNNNNNNNNNNNNNNNNNNNNNNNNNNNNNNNNNNNNNNNNNNNNNNNNNNNNNNNNNNNNNNNNNNNNNNNNNNNNNNNNNNNNNNNNNNNttttttttttcttgtctgcCGCTACCCCCCCACCCCAATTCCTACAACCGGAGCTCCACTTGAGATTCTCAGAATTGACatgttacttataatctataaAACTGGAATCATGTAAAACTGCTTAGAAGTTGTTGGCATGCAGGTTCTGAATCAAAGCGGAATCTTGGGATATAAGAGACAAATAGGCAACAGAGGCATAAAAAACGGGGAACTTTCTCAGTTTCAATTTTGGCGTTTCATTGCGTCATTTTGGTTCGACATGACTAGTAAATTAGCAGTCAGAGAGACTTAacttttttcaaagaaaaagagCTAAGAAGTATAAACAGAATTAACCTTTTCCCGCTTTAGTAGTAGTATGATAGTATTCCTCTTGATATCAGAATACAGCACTGAAAAGATGTTTAATTGCAGatgaatttttgttttcttaatcctttcttttgcttaaaaataaattcttagAAGAACGATTCGCCTTAGAAAGTTAAGTTGATAGGGTAAGAATCATCTTTTCTGCCACGAACATTCACGTTGGGAAGTGGCAAGACCTAGCTCTTCTTCTTAGTGGAAATGTACAAGCACTTCCTAGAATGGGAGGGTTTACGTTATTAATAGACAGATAAGGCTCGTTTATGTTAATGTAATTCTGATGGATTAGTAGTTTCCCTGTAGTCATACTTATTACATGAAATAGATTACTATGGCCCCAATTATATTGATGTAGAAAATAACTTGTTTGCGAAAGATATGACGAAGAACTCAGTAATGCTTAGATACCTCAAAGAGCTCTTCCATTTGATGGTAGTGACGATTTGATCATCTTACGTAAGACATACACACTTCAAGGTCAAACATTACTAGCTTTTGTTTTGAAACACTAGTTTTTCATATTTCCGACTAAACATGTATTTACTACatatagtaatttattagaACTTCGTAAATTAGTATAACTTTGTACATCGTCTACTCTACCAAGAGGTTTAAATTAGTTTTCCGTgcattttttacaaaaatttacatttataatgtctttctttaatttgaaagtttttatctatttattaaattaaattctAAAACGTTCTAGAAACTTACGTCTCGCCACGTCCATTTGACAATTGACATGATCCCATTCGCTAGATTACGCAATATCGGTGTGAAATTGCTCTTTAGTGCAAGTGAAGAATCCTATTCCACCATCTATGTATGGCGTAAATTATAGAAGATGGCGTAAATTATAAAAGACTTTTATATTTTGACCAGACATCTAAATCTCCCAAGATATGATCATACACTTCAAATACTTAGATACGGTTTTAGCGCATCTAATAAAAGATCATATTTTAAGTCAAAGCGTATTACTATTCTGTTTATCAAATATTTGTGCGGGTTTAGCTTAGTCAGGAAAAGAACTAGAAATGCAAGAAATTCTACATAAATATCGACCTTTTTAACATAACTTATTGTCAAGAAAAAGCCATTTTAATgtatagtttggtctttcatACATGAGCGGATGTACATTTTGACTTAAACCTTGTATCTATGTTGagaaatatactaaatatgtacaaatattaaatttaataaCTCAAACACTTAATAAGTTCAGTaacatcatgaactcataaaattgaaattataaatcTGCATCTACAAACATAAGGATTAAGGAGTGCTTAAGAAATCTTGGAGTTGATTATCTTATGACTCATTCAGTTTTGTTTTAGTTATATAGCAATTTTTATTCTGGAGTAGTTAATTCTATCTATTTAAATTGTCATAAACTGATATCATTTCTTAGAAATTTCGTTCCAAGTGCGTAGATTATTCCATAAGGTCCGTTTGGAAGCATATTCTAAAAAGTCAGTCTGCACACGCACTAGACACGACGTGGGTTTGGAATTGGGCGCTTAAAAGATAAGGAAATGGGATAAATACTATTCCCATCCGATAACGCGTATCCTATTTTATTAAAGCTTAATAAGTAAATATCATACACTAATTCGTGGGACATTCTCGCTTTTTCTGGAACTAAACCACATCAAGAAAAAGCCAAAACAGTTTCCCTTTAATTTCCACTTGAATGTCCACCAAATTTGGTACCTATCCAAAGGAACGGTCTTTAAAAAAAAGCATCTTTATGGGATAGATGTTTATCACTTTTTaagtaataagaaaaataagccTAACTTTAATGataagattatttatttatttaactaCTTTTGACCggtttattaaatatttaacaTATCGATCCTCCGATGTTTAAACAATGGGTTGTTTCATTTGATTTACGTCATTCGTCCCATTTTAACTGTCATTTTagctcaaaaaaattatttaaaaataattatcactttAAAAATTCAAGACTAAAATTAATACATAATTGTTTTCTATTACACCCTTAGCATTAAAAGGTATCCACAATATTTAAGGGGAAAAATCAATCTATCTTTATTAAATAGGGGCTATACCTTgtatctattatttttcttaagcaACAAATATTAGTTATACGGAAATtgtaatacatgaataataCAGAAATTGTTATACCCGTATTAATAATGTTTGGTTTTCAATATAAAATCGATATACTTTATGTAAATTTTAATATCGAAACCAAACATAATATAAAAGCAATACTTATTTATATATCAAAAATTAACTTGACTTATACCTCAAATCAAAGGACCCCGTGGAAAGGAGACAAAAAGGACTAGTAAGATCTTAAATTCTTGACACTACATTTTGATTGTATAATGATATATTAATAACTAAACCAGGAAAATAGAATCTTTTAATTTCGTAAGAAATATATTGAATTAAAAAACGGCACGAAAAATATCTGACCTCTGAATTTAATGTATAGTCATTACTTTACTTTCCAATTAATAGTACTTTATTGGGGCTAAGTAATCCTAGTACTTTACTGCAACTTTGAGTCGGTTTGTTCGAATCTTCCTGTTTATTTCCTTCCTCTTTATCCTTCCCTATAAATTCTTCCAATTCCCCGTAAACAGATACAAACAAACACAATAATTTTCTGAGTTCAACAACTACTTCCATTCTCCAAATTTCTTTCTGAATCTATTTGCAAGCCAGCTACTTCAACAACTCAATTATAGCAATGGAATTACGTCCATTAGACATCAAAGTAATCTCCGCAGAGAACATCAAGAATGTCAATACTTTCTCAAAAATGGATGTTTATGCAGAAGTCTCCATCTCCAGCTACTCCATCAAGTCCCATAAGCAGAAAACCTTCATCGACAAGAACAGTGGCACAAACCCCAAGTGGAATCACTCCATGAAATTCACTCTTGATGAATCTTCCCTTACAAAACCAGGGCTTTACTTAGTCATTCGTCTAAAATCTGAACGCACTTTAGGTGACAAAGAAATCGGTGAAGTCTCTGTTCCTATTCATGACCTGTTTAATCAGTCCACTTCTAATGATGGCACATCTGAGAGGTTCGTTGAGTATCCAGTTATAACAGAAAGCGGAAAACCAAAAGGTACCCTGAAACTTTCCTACAAGTTTGGTGAAAAATATACAGCACCTGAGCAAAAAAGAGATGTATATCATGAGCCTGTCACAGCTTATCCTGCACCAATGCATGGTAATTCATATCCTGGAATGGCTTATAATCAGCAAAATCCAGGATATGGATATCCTCCACCTCCTCCAGCTCATCAGGGTGGGTATTCAGGATACCCACCAGCTGGTGCTGCACCGGGTTATGgatatccacaacaacaaccaggGTACGGGTATCCACCCGTACAACAACCTGGGTACGGATATCCACCGGTGCAACCACCTAAGAGGAAGAACAAGTTCGGAGGAGGTGGATTAGGGTTAGGGTTGGGTGCAGGACTGCTTGGTGGGTTGTTGGTTGGAGATATGATTTCGGATGTTGGAGAGATGTCTGCTTATGGCGATGGGTATGGAGATGCTATGGATGATATGGGTGGTGGTTTtgatttttagtttatttttccaagtctgtaattttttttaattttctttttaatcttttgAGATGTAATAATCTTGGGAACTTCGgtagattttggaggatttttttttatgtttagatCTTGTATTGCAGAGTCACTGACTACTTCTTGCTTGGATGTTCTAACTGAATATGCTTTTAGTTCCTAAGACTACTTGttttattttagtttaatttaattctCTTGGAACAATTTTTCATACAAGAGTTTGACAAATAATGATGCCAACTGAATCCTGATTTACTCCATGAGTCTCCATCTCAGGCAAAAGGCCCTTTAATTTCCACTTGAATGCCCACAATATTTTGGAGTCCGGCCCTTTAATTTCCACTTGAATGCCCATAATATTTTGGAGTCCGGAatcaaaatgactcaataaaaaattaagtgaACTAAAATTatcccaataaaaaaaattataaaattatctTTATCGCAGTAAAATATTGcgctaaagattttttttttatatatatataatgcagtAAAATACTGTGCTATACtgagcattaaaaaaaaaattggtaaactttttttttttgcaacatttaatgtgtttttttatactttgatcaacgattagtcgtgtgttaAGACTTCGaaatgttaatattttatatagaatttgatatttttttctgcctacaataatgtaggctcaataggGGTTGAAAAGAtgctcgaagtaagttttgtttgaaaaaatttagtgtttgactgtaaggttattttaatcaactttatatgtcgagaaaattagtcagctttattttcaaaaattgaaatcacAGAAGttaaattgacattcacagTTACATTATTTcgggatttttacgttgaaatctattgcgtatcatcatattataagtaaataaaactgaaaatttcacgccaatttgatggaaaattgaaattgaatgggataaaaggtgtttttataaaaatcggctcggccaaaccgTCTTGCGGCGTTTGTCAGCATAGATCTCGGGAAGatacccaaaataaaaaaaatcgcgtaaatcgAACGTCCGAGCgtaaagttatgaccatctaaaatTTGATCACTTTACAATTAgcttttctccctatattttttaaatacttttttatcaaattgaattagatttatattcaaaataaaattatgtcttgattaaaaaataacatgcttaaatcaaaatcttaaaaaataaaacacttaaatctaaagtttccaaacaaaatttaCTTCGGGTATCTTTTCAatccctaaaacgacgatccgaacgctTATGTATCCTtaatgtattgagcctacattataatacgcagaaaaaaaatcaagttctatGTCTTGTTAcgcgactaatcgttggtcaaagtatggaaaagaGGActctaagtgttgcaaaaaaaaaaaaagatttattaaaataagatgttgcgatctttttatggaaaaaaacattAAGTGTTTtgtaagtgtgttattttttaatgcgtaactttatttcgaatatattGCAAAAAGAAATCGCGTAAATCGGATGTTCGAGCgcaataaagttacgcattaaaaaataacacacttaaatctaaactctaaaaataaaaaaatttaagctaatgacaacaagtcttcagataaaaatggacgtctatgtatatagaacactcaaacttaaagttttcaaacaaaacttacttcgggcaccttttcaactcttaaaatgacgatccgaatgtttacgtatccttgatatATTGAGCCTATATTagtgtacgcagaaaaaaatatcaggttctatataaaatattgacgttttggagtcttgacacacgactaatcattggtcaaaatatgaaaaaaaacactaagtgttaccaaaaaaaaaaaaaaaaagttggccaaaaaacactaagtttttcaaataaaatttacttCAAGCatcttttcaacccctaaaatgactatccgaacgtctacatattcttgatgtattgggcctacattattatacgcgaaaaaaaatattaggttctatataaaatattgacgtttcggagtcttgacacacgactagttattggtcaaagtatggaaaaaacactaagtgttaccaaaaaaaaaaaaaaggcaaaaaaacactaagttttttcaaacaaaatttacttcgggcaccttttcaacccctaaaatgacgattcgaacgtctacgtatccttgatgtattgagcctacattattgtactcaaaaaaaaaaaaatcaggttctatataaaatattaacgtttcggagtcttgacacacgactaatcgttggtcaaagtatgaaaaaacaaactaaatgttgcaaaaaaaaaaagtttaccaaattttttttttagtgctcgctatagcgcagtaaaatactgcgctatacaaaaaaaaaaaaaacttttactgcgctaaaagtagttttgtaactttttttttgggaaaagggcaCATTTGCCCCTCTACTTTGCGAAATAGTTCACATTTGCCCTCCGTTATACTATGCGACCAAAAATACCCCTGACGTTAGTATAGTTGTTAAAAATACCCCTACTTTTAACAGATGTCCAGCATGGCGAATTCCCAGCTATTACAATCCTACATGGCCTAACATTTTGGGTGAGATGGAGGCCATGTGGCGCGCCACCTCACCACCggatttgcttttttttttttttttttttttttttaaaaaactaaggtgctgtttggccatgaaaattccgaatacaacttgaagttgtattccggaataccaaaaactcaaaaacttgtttttaaaaaaaaattcacttttttacaactacatttcaccaaaaactataatttcaaaaactatggccaaacacaactccaactccaaaatttcaaaaaaaagtgaattttttttttggtatttatggacaaacggggcctaaatcttaatttttttttcttattcaaagtttttcctttttcataagaaaaaaaaattaagatttaggccccgtttgtccatagataccaaaaaaaaaaaaaaaaaattttttggaattttggagttggagttgtgtttggccatagtttttgaaattgtaatttttggtgaaatggAGTTGtcaaaaagtgaatttttttttaaaaaacaagtttttgagtttttggtattccggaatacaacttcaagttgtattcggaattttcatggccaaacgctgatttcgaaaaaaagtgaaaaaaaatttcggaaaaaagtgaataatttttatggccaaacggcaccttagttttttttttttaaaaaaaaaaaaaaaacagatccGGTGGTGAGGTGGCGTGCCACATGGCCTCCATCTCACCCAAAATGTCAGGCCATGTAGGATTGTAATAGCTGGGAATTCGCCATGCTGGACATCTGTTAAAAGTAGGGGTATTTTTAACAACTATACTAAcgtcaggggtatttttgatcGCATAGTATAACGGAGGGCAAATGTGAACTATTTCGCAAAGTAGAGGGGCaaatcaggcccttttcccttttttttttgttgaggtattttgattcacttgattttttattgagtcattttgatTCTGGACTCCAATATTTTGTAGCTATCCAAAGGAACGGTCACAAAAAAACAGTGCCCTTTGGGGGCCCCCATTTTTACCGTTAAGGGGTTTTTTTGAGTTTAAGTTTTATACGTTATCAAatgtaaatgatttttttatactattaggtcataaataaaatatgcTATCTactatataataattaaaaacaataaataaaaatgacatgatattgtaaaatatatttatccTGATGACATTGTATATTGTCtaactttttgaaagaaaaaaaaataaaaagtattttcAACCTAAAAAGGTACACTTTTTacattgaaagaaaagaaactgTATTTAATCGcttgacccaaaaaaaagaaggcacCCAATATCATTTACCGTGTGTGCACAATTTATGGAATAAATCTCACAAGTAATATCATTATGATTGGTATGATATACTATTTATAGATAATTCAGTTAGTAAAACTTCTTTATCAAAAGATTGA encodes:
- the LOC132064257 gene encoding protein SRC2-like, which gives rise to MELRPLDIKVISAENIKNVNTFSKMDVYAEVSISSYSIKSHKQKTFIDKNSGTNPKWNHSMKFTLDESSLTKPGLYLVIRLKSERTLGDKEIGEVSVPIHDLFNQSTSNDGTSERFVEYPVITESGKPKGTLKLSYKFGEKYTAPEQKRDVYHEPVTAYPAPMHGNSYPGMAYNQQNPGYGYPPPPPAHQGGYSGYPPAGAAPGYGYPQQQPGYGYPPVQQPGYGYPPVQPPKRKNKFGGGGLGLGLGAGLLGGLLVGDMISDVGEMSAYGDGYGDAMDDMGGGFDF